Proteins from a single region of Lysinibacillus sp. JNUCC-52:
- a CDS encoding amino acid ABC transporter ATP-binding protein: MIKLKSLSKSFGKLKVLKDISLEIDKSEVVVLIGASGSGKSTLLRCINFLEILDEGTISINDEMIDIEKTNLNKVRENMGMVFQHFNLFPHLSVLQNITEAPIQVKKQSKEEANKKAMELLTRVGLADKANYYPEQLSGGQKQRVAIARALAMNPNVMLFDEPTSALDPELVGEVLETMKSLARDGMTMVIVTHEMGFAREVADRVIMLADGKIIEEGPPTEFFKTPKEERTAKFLQQVL; the protein is encoded by the coding sequence ATGATAAAGTTGAAGTCGCTTTCTAAATCATTTGGTAAATTGAAAGTTTTAAAGGATATAAGTCTTGAAATCGATAAATCAGAAGTAGTTGTTTTAATTGGAGCAAGTGGCTCGGGAAAAAGTACGTTGTTACGTTGTATAAATTTTTTAGAGATTTTAGATGAAGGAACTATCAGCATTAACGATGAAATGATTGATATAGAAAAAACGAATTTAAATAAAGTTAGAGAAAATATGGGTATGGTATTTCAACACTTTAATTTATTTCCTCATTTAAGTGTTTTACAAAATATAACTGAAGCACCTATCCAGGTGAAAAAGCAAAGTAAGGAGGAAGCAAACAAAAAAGCAATGGAGCTATTAACGAGGGTTGGGCTTGCTGATAAGGCTAACTATTATCCTGAACAATTATCTGGAGGGCAAAAGCAACGAGTAGCCATTGCAAGAGCACTTGCGATGAACCCAAACGTTATGCTGTTTGATGAACCTACATCGGCGTTAGATCCTGAATTAGTTGGTGAAGTATTAGAAACAATGAAAAGTTTAGCTAGGGATGGGATGACAATGGTCATTGTAACGCATGAAATGGGCTTTGCAAGAGAGGTTGCGGATAGAGTCATTATGTTAGCTGATGGAAAAATAATTGAGGAAGGGCCTCCCACCGAATTTTTTAAAACGCCAAAGGAAGAGAGAACAGCGAAGTTTCTACAACAGGTTTTATAA
- a CDS encoding amino acid ABC transporter permease gives MEFLTNIASIFQKHGIEFLKATILTVELTVVSLLIACVIGLVFAFFKVSNIKILEKIANAYIFIIRGMPLIVQLMFLYYGISSIFVLSDFAAGAIALGIHSGAYIAEIFRGSIQSIDKGQMEAGRSLGMTYFKTMRRIILPQSFKRAIPALANQFIIGLKDSSLVAYIAVSELFNHALSAQAYNYMPLETYFVVGVYYLILVLIFTLLFNKLESRMDVGKGKKHDKVEVAF, from the coding sequence ATGGAGTTTTTAACGAATATAGCCTCGATATTCCAAAAACATGGAATCGAGTTTTTAAAAGCTACTATTTTAACAGTGGAGTTAACGGTTGTTTCTTTATTAATTGCCTGTGTTATTGGACTTGTTTTTGCCTTCTTCAAGGTTTCAAATATAAAGATATTAGAAAAAATAGCAAACGCTTATATTTTTATTATTCGTGGTATGCCACTTATAGTACAACTTATGTTTTTATACTACGGCATTTCTAGTATATTTGTTCTTTCGGATTTTGCAGCAGGAGCTATTGCACTTGGTATTCATTCTGGAGCTTATATTGCTGAAATCTTTCGAGGATCCATTCAATCAATCGATAAGGGACAAATGGAAGCAGGCCGCTCTTTAGGAATGACGTATTTTAAAACAATGAGACGAATTATTTTGCCACAAAGCTTTAAACGAGCTATACCAGCATTAGCCAATCAATTCATTATTGGATTAAAAGACTCTTCTTTAGTAGCCTATATTGCTGTTTCAGAATTATTTAACCATGCCTTATCCGCTCAAGCGTACAATTATATGCCTTTAGAAACCTACTTTGTAGTAGGTGTATATTACTTAATTTTAGTTTTAATATTCACACTGTTGTTCAATAAACTTGAAAGCCGAATGGATGTTGGAAAGGGGAAAAAGCATGATAAAGTTGAAGTCGCTTTCTAA
- a CDS encoding transporter substrate-binding domain-containing protein: MKKSLFYLLLVIAALMVACSEKDSNKKIETAANNKEQENSATSEMKLVNDGKLTFAMSGLLKPLNYKENEKLVGFDVEIGNEISKRIGLEPNPVTNPWETILQGLRGEKYDAIIGSMTATEERAKQVDFSDPYYISGATVFISSKNTDIKSFEDLKGKTIGVMQASTYVEDAKKYTDKIKEFPSEIYALQDLPPGRLDAVITDKIVGISAMKESGLEIETVGEEIKREEIAVAINKDNQVLLDAINKAIADMVADGTYKEISTKWFGKDLLE; the protein is encoded by the coding sequence ATGAAGAAAAGTCTATTCTATTTGTTATTGGTGATTGCTGCATTGATGGTTGCGTGTTCAGAAAAAGATTCAAATAAAAAAATTGAAACAGCTGCAAATAATAAAGAACAAGAAAATAGCGCTACATCGGAAATGAAATTAGTGAATGATGGGAAGCTAACATTTGCCATGAGCGGTTTACTAAAACCATTAAACTATAAGGAAAATGAAAAATTAGTTGGCTTCGATGTAGAAATTGGAAATGAAATTTCAAAAAGAATAGGTCTTGAACCGAACCCTGTGACAAATCCATGGGAAACGATTCTCCAAGGACTACGAGGAGAGAAATATGATGCCATTATTGGAAGTATGACAGCTACTGAGGAGAGAGCAAAACAGGTGGACTTCTCAGACCCATATTATATTTCAGGAGCTACAGTCTTTATCTCAAGTAAAAATACAGACATTAAATCTTTTGAAGATTTAAAAGGAAAAACAATCGGTGTTATGCAAGCGAGTACGTATGTGGAAGACGCAAAAAAATATACAGATAAAATTAAAGAATTCCCTAGTGAGATATATGCATTACAAGACCTTCCTCCAGGACGTCTAGATGCCGTTATTACAGATAAAATTGTAGGCATTTCAGCGATGAAAGAATCTGGGTTAGAAATTGAAACAGTAGGAGAAGAAATTAAAAGAGAAGAAATTGCAGTAGCTATTAATAAGGACAATCAAGTGTTATTAGATGCAATAAACAAAGCAATAGCAGATATGGTGGCAGACGGCACTTATAAAGAAATAAGTACAAAATGGTTTGGCAAAGATTTATTAGAATAA
- a CDS encoding SDR family NAD(P)-dependent oxidoreductase translates to MTTRHSSLEKKRVVITGGASGIGLATAQRFVEEGSIVAILDINEDSIEKSVKENKGIAKGYVVDVSNPESVNAVFKTIKEDLGGVDVFIANAGISVRSQFLDITPEQWNKVLNINLNGVFYTSQAAAKIMVEQGKGVILMTASTNGVTGHPFYADYNASKAGVNLLAKTMALELAPHIRVNTICPGYVLTPMQMAEYTPEMLAAVNEGIPLKRHADPKEVGALYAFLASDESAYITGQTIAIDGGELA, encoded by the coding sequence ATGACGACAAGGCATAGTAGCTTAGAAAAGAAGAGAGTAGTCATTACAGGAGGGGCAAGTGGTATAGGATTAGCCACAGCACAACGTTTTGTCGAAGAAGGATCTATCGTAGCCATTTTAGATATTAATGAAGACAGTATTGAAAAGTCTGTAAAAGAAAACAAAGGAATTGCTAAAGGCTATGTAGTGGATGTTAGTAACCCTGAAAGTGTAAACGCTGTCTTTAAAACCATTAAAGAGGATTTAGGTGGAGTGGACGTTTTTATAGCAAATGCAGGTATTAGCGTTCGCTCTCAATTTCTTGATATTACGCCAGAACAATGGAATAAAGTATTAAATATTAATTTAAATGGTGTCTTTTATACGTCACAAGCGGCTGCAAAAATCATGGTTGAACAGGGAAAAGGCGTTATACTCATGACAGCCTCTACAAATGGAGTTACGGGACATCCGTTCTATGCGGACTATAACGCTTCAAAAGCAGGCGTCAATTTATTAGCAAAAACCATGGCATTAGAATTGGCACCACACATTCGAGTGAACACAATATGTCCTGGATATGTATTAACACCGATGCAAATGGCAGAGTATACACCTGAAATGTTAGCGGCTGTAAATGAAGGCATTCCTTTAAAGCGGCATGCAGATCCAAAAGAGGTAGGGGCGTTGTATGCCTTCTTAGCTTCAGATGAATCAGCTTACATTACGGGGCAAACAATTGCCATTGATGGTGGAGAATTAGCTTAA
- the gcvPB gene encoding aminomethyl-transferring glycine dehydrogenase subunit GcvPB, which produces MLKIQRQSVNIDFHQAKWNEPIIFELHQPGEVGVEVPQVSQEVIDVVGDGISVLPQNIKRASKPSLPEIGQARVLRHYVRLSQETLGSDFNVEIGQGTCTMKYIPKINELLIRNPKLMELHPLQDIRTVQGMLEIIHNMDLAMREISGMDAFSFQPSGGTQALFAMASIVRKYFEVKGEAEQRNEIITTIFSHPSQAATAVVKGYKIITLHPDENGFPDIEKLKAVVSERTAGFVVANPEDTGIYNSKIKEFTKIVHDAGGICYYDQANANGLLGITRAKEAGFDMCFFNLHKTFAAPHMCGGPATGALGVTKELKPFLPGPIVEKNGDQYVLNDQLEHSIGKVRAFHGVAQTILRSYAWIRALGQEGLKAVAETAVLNNNYLYSRVSKIRGASVPYVQGQRLEQVRYSWEQLEKETGVTTEDVQRRMTDFGLHYWTSHHPYIVPQPFTLEPTESYSKADLDEYIQALEQISKEAYENPEVVKSAPQNSTIHQLIEADYLDNPTKWCISWRVYQEKVKNEAEITSYNR; this is translated from the coding sequence ATGTTAAAAATTCAAAGACAATCTGTAAATATAGATTTTCATCAAGCCAAGTGGAATGAACCTATAATTTTCGAGCTTCATCAACCAGGTGAAGTTGGAGTTGAAGTACCGCAAGTTTCACAAGAAGTGATAGATGTAGTAGGTGATGGTATTTCAGTTTTACCGCAAAATATAAAGCGAGCAAGTAAGCCGAGCTTACCAGAAATCGGGCAAGCCCGTGTCTTACGCCATTATGTTCGACTTTCACAAGAAACATTAGGTTCAGATTTTAATGTAGAAATTGGTCAAGGGACTTGTACGATGAAGTACATCCCGAAAATTAATGAGCTATTAATTCGGAATCCTAAACTAATGGAATTACACCCACTACAAGATATTCGTACTGTACAAGGAATGTTAGAAATTATTCATAACATGGATTTAGCGATGCGTGAGATTTCAGGAATGGATGCATTCTCTTTCCAACCGAGTGGAGGTACACAAGCTTTATTTGCCATGGCATCGATTGTCCGTAAGTATTTTGAAGTAAAGGGCGAGGCAGAGCAACGTAATGAAATTATTACAACTATTTTCTCTCATCCATCTCAAGCTGCAACGGCAGTTGTAAAGGGATATAAAATTATTACCTTACACCCAGATGAAAATGGATTCCCTGATATTGAAAAGTTAAAGGCAGTTGTATCCGAAAGAACTGCAGGCTTTGTTGTAGCCAACCCAGAAGACACAGGTATTTACAATTCGAAAATTAAAGAATTTACGAAGATTGTACATGATGCAGGTGGTATTTGTTACTACGATCAAGCGAATGCAAACGGGTTATTAGGCATTACACGTGCAAAAGAGGCGGGCTTCGATATGTGTTTCTTCAATTTACACAAAACATTCGCAGCGCCACATATGTGTGGTGGTCCAGCAACAGGTGCATTAGGCGTAACTAAGGAATTAAAGCCGTTTTTACCAGGACCTATTGTCGAAAAAAATGGGGATCAATATGTGCTAAATGATCAATTAGAGCATTCAATTGGAAAAGTGCGCGCTTTCCATGGGGTAGCCCAAACTATTTTACGTTCGTATGCATGGATTCGAGCATTAGGGCAAGAAGGGCTTAAAGCAGTGGCAGAAACAGCTGTGCTAAATAATAACTATTTATATAGTAGAGTTTCCAAAATTCGTGGCGCAAGTGTGCCTTATGTACAAGGGCAACGGTTGGAACAAGTTCGTTATAGTTGGGAGCAACTGGAGAAAGAAACAGGTGTTACAACAGAGGATGTACAGCGTCGCATGACAGACTTTGGTTTACATTACTGGACAAGTCATCATCCGTACATTGTGCCTCAACCATTCACATTAGAACCAACAGAATCCTACTCTAAAGCAGATTTAGATGAGTATATCCAGGCACTTGAACAAATTTCAAAGGAAGCATATGAAAATCCAGAAGTAGTGAAAAGTGCACCACAAAATAGTACCATTCATCAATTAATCGAAGCTGATTATTTAGATAACCCTACAAAATGGTGTATTTCATGGAGGGTATATCAAGAAAAGGTGAAAAATGAAGCGGAAATAACAAGTTATAACCGTTAG
- the gcvPA gene encoding aminomethyl-transferring glycine dehydrogenase subunit GcvPA, protein MSKKVHPYIPNMVPEVKQEMLDEIGVPSIKELYSCIPEDLQYKGTMNIPKALNELELRRHIEGLLNKNISTNEYLNFLGAGCWQHFIPAVCDEVNQRAEFLTAYAGEPYEDHGRFQALFEYQSLMAELVDMEVVNVPTFDWAQAAATSIRMASRITKRTKILLASTVSPERKKIITNYGTPQLAFEDVNFNLNTGLMDLADLESKLSNDVAAIYFENPSYLGFIESQGQEISNLAKKFGAIIVVGVDPISLGILAPPSQYGADIVCGDLQPLGMHMNYSGGQAGFIATHNDPKFVNEYPSRLFGIIPTVKEGEYGFGDIAYDRTSFADRENGKESVGTQTALWGITAGVYLSLMGPNGMYDLGQAIMQNSQYAVMQLNKIQNIRGSRMTSPFFKEFMIDFNDTGLTVEEINTQLLEHKIFGGKNLSEEFPQYGQSALYCVTEVHTKEDIDKLVSALAKIVTK, encoded by the coding sequence ATGAGTAAAAAAGTTCATCCATACATTCCAAATATGGTACCCGAAGTAAAACAAGAAATGTTAGACGAAATAGGAGTGCCTTCCATTAAAGAACTCTATTCTTGTATTCCAGAGGATTTGCAATATAAAGGAACAATGAATATCCCGAAAGCTTTAAATGAATTGGAGTTACGACGACATATTGAAGGTTTATTAAATAAAAATATAAGTACGAATGAATATCTTAACTTTTTAGGGGCTGGCTGCTGGCAACATTTTATACCAGCAGTATGTGATGAGGTCAATCAACGAGCTGAATTTTTAACTGCTTATGCGGGAGAACCATATGAAGATCATGGTCGTTTCCAAGCTTTATTTGAATACCAAAGTCTTATGGCTGAACTTGTTGATATGGAAGTAGTGAATGTGCCAACGTTTGATTGGGCTCAGGCTGCAGCTACATCGATTCGTATGGCTAGTCGTATTACGAAACGTACTAAGATTTTACTCGCTAGTACAGTTTCGCCTGAGCGAAAAAAGATTATAACAAACTATGGTACACCGCAATTAGCATTTGAAGATGTGAATTTTAATCTTAATACAGGGTTAATGGATTTAGCCGATTTAGAATCAAAACTATCTAATGATGTTGCGGCGATTTATTTTGAAAATCCATCCTATTTAGGATTTATTGAATCACAAGGGCAAGAGATTTCAAATCTTGCAAAAAAATTCGGTGCCATAATCGTAGTTGGAGTTGATCCCATTTCACTTGGAATACTAGCACCACCGAGTCAGTATGGTGCTGATATTGTATGTGGAGACCTTCAACCACTTGGGATGCATATGAATTATAGTGGAGGGCAAGCAGGGTTTATTGCGACACATAATGATCCGAAATTCGTTAATGAATACCCATCACGATTGTTTGGTATTATTCCTACGGTAAAAGAAGGAGAGTATGGTTTTGGTGACATTGCATATGACCGTACATCTTTTGCAGATAGAGAAAATGGTAAAGAATCTGTTGGTACGCAAACAGCTCTATGGGGTATTACAGCAGGTGTTTATTTATCGTTAATGGGACCAAATGGTATGTACGATTTAGGGCAAGCAATCATGCAAAATAGTCAGTACGCTGTGATGCAGCTTAATAAAATTCAGAACATTAGAGGTTCGAGAATGACATCACCTTTTTTCAAGGAATTTATGATCGACTTTAATGATACGGGATTAACTGTAGAAGAAATCAATACGCAATTATTAGAGCATAAGATCTTCGGAGGAAAGAATCTCTCGGAAGAGTTTCCACAATATGGGCAGTCGGCTCTTTATTGTGTAACGGAAGTGCATACGAAAGAAGATATAGACAAACTAGTAAGTGCTTTAGCAAAAATTGTGACGAAATAA
- a CDS encoding SDR family NAD(P)-dependent oxidoreductase produces the protein MLDYFELGGKIAVVTGGASGIGLATAKLLSEVGTKTIILDIDQQKGMETEETLRAAGLDIEFVKCDVTNSQDCQRVARLLEEKHGNVDVLFNNAGIIRRKTVVDLDESDWDAVINVSLKGVYLLSKYLIPLMRNNGGGSIINTGSGWGLKGGDKAASYCAAKAGVVNLTKAMAIDHGSENIRVNCICPGDTDTPLLRGEAKQLDIEESSFLRSSAVDRPLARLGTPEDIAKGVLFLASGLSAWVTGTTLTVDGGGLA, from the coding sequence TTGCTAGATTACTTCGAATTAGGTGGGAAGATTGCAGTAGTAACAGGGGGAGCTTCAGGAATAGGTCTTGCAACCGCTAAATTGCTAAGTGAGGTGGGGACGAAAACAATTATTCTTGATATCGATCAGCAAAAGGGAATGGAAACAGAAGAAACATTGCGAGCTGCGGGCTTAGATATTGAGTTTGTAAAGTGTGATGTCACAAACTCACAAGATTGCCAACGTGTGGCGAGGTTACTTGAAGAAAAGCATGGAAACGTCGATGTGCTCTTTAATAATGCAGGCATAATACGTAGAAAAACAGTTGTAGATTTAGATGAATCTGATTGGGATGCTGTCATTAATGTTTCATTAAAAGGCGTTTACCTACTTTCTAAATATTTGATTCCACTTATGCGGAACAACGGAGGCGGCAGTATTATCAATACTGGTTCTGGCTGGGGACTAAAAGGTGGAGACAAAGCGGCATCTTACTGTGCTGCGAAAGCAGGAGTTGTCAATTTAACGAAAGCTATGGCTATTGACCATGGATCAGAGAACATTCGCGTAAATTGTATTTGCCCTGGAGATACAGATACGCCGTTACTGCGTGGGGAGGCAAAACAATTAGATATAGAGGAGTCTAGTTTTCTTCGTAGTTCGGCTGTAGATAGACCATTGGCAAGGTTGGGCACACCTGAAGATATTGCGAAGGGGGTATTATTCCTTGCAAGTGGTTTATCTGCTTGGGTTACTGGAACGACATTAACCGTTGATGGTGGCGGCTTAGCATAA
- a CDS encoding Abi family protein: protein MSNRLHVTKTFKSLDEQIALLKGRKLIIRDEQKAKRHLLEINYFDLINGFETLLLKDDKAIDKEFEGYYFEDFLLLYDLDKKLNIELLKLLDKFETRLKTSMAYRFCEKYFRTAADADCYINLSNYTNPANNHLSLPSDIAKSIRNHKIFRTNIRYNGVTYRTFIEFSKAKYTFLSTYDSPPFWMLIKVLEFGAVFKLLLGYEKDVFEKVIKDMGMKYIDKQKFINSIRIFIDLRNTCAHFQLVNRYRTANNIRIDAGMINDLGLRPKSNIRGLPTYYEIKLYDTLLVISQFEDLKNIRKLMNDFYYKRCNSKRERQLMMKIFERMGENKLSKWLSIGKCN, encoded by the coding sequence ATGAGCAACCGATTACACGTAACTAAAACATTTAAATCTTTAGATGAACAAATTGCTTTATTAAAAGGAAGAAAATTAATCATTAGAGATGAACAAAAAGCTAAACGTCATTTATTAGAAATAAACTATTTTGATTTAATTAATGGTTTTGAAACACTTTTATTAAAGGACGATAAAGCGATAGATAAAGAATTCGAAGGATATTACTTTGAGGATTTTTTATTGTTGTATGATTTAGATAAAAAATTGAACATTGAGCTATTAAAGCTTTTAGATAAATTTGAAACTCGCTTAAAAACATCAATGGCATACAGATTTTGCGAAAAATATTTTCGAACTGCTGCCGATGCAGATTGTTACATTAATTTGAGCAATTACACAAATCCGGCTAATAATCATTTAAGTTTACCTAGCGATATTGCTAAATCTATTAGGAATCATAAAATATTTAGAACTAACATTCGATATAACGGGGTTACGTATAGAACCTTTATTGAGTTTAGCAAGGCAAAATATACTTTTTTGTCTACTTATGATTCTCCGCCTTTTTGGATGTTAATTAAAGTACTTGAATTTGGTGCTGTATTCAAACTTTTATTAGGTTATGAAAAGGACGTATTTGAAAAAGTCATTAAAGATATGGGAATGAAGTACATAGATAAACAAAAATTTATTAATTCAATACGAATCTTTATTGACTTACGTAATACTTGTGCACATTTCCAACTGGTTAATAGATACCGTACAGCAAACAATATAAGAATAGATGCAGGAATGATTAATGATTTAGGATTGAGACCAAAATCAAATATCCGGGGATTACCTACTTATTATGAAATAAAACTTTATGATACTTTGTTAGTTATTTCTCAATTCGAAGATTTAAAAAACATAAGGAAGTTGATGAATGATTTTTATTATAAAAGATGTAATTCAAAAAGAGAAAGACAGTTAATGATGAAAATATTCGAAAGAATGGGAGAAAACAAACTTTCTAAATGGCTTAGTATAGGGAAATGCAACTAG
- a CDS encoding sigma-54 interaction domain-containing protein, whose product MLNGEKLVQSIIILYGDLLQVEVAYFTAKGKILATDEYRKRKGEQVHLPFFQKYYSEPFQYVQRPGKMKTCSGCRFQNNCPSKVEILMNLVKDDRHFGYLTFVSFTDEGERKLSTEQKKYQYWLARLGEIVINVLNNEGSYLLFETKKGFDTKYVLGDAPYLQFIKTKLNSIANSSSSIVITGETGTGKSLLANHIHSNSITHKGKFVELNCASIPETLFESELFGYEEGAFTGARRKGKQGYFEIADKGTLFLDEITELPLHLQAKLLSVLQNGLIYRVGAIEPRKVNVRIIAATNRPLEEMVKKGEFRADLYYRLNVIPLTLPPLKERKGEMEYLIFTLLEKIQHKTGKYINDFTDEFLEELNAYDWPGNIRELENVLEYSMVMEDSLQLTKDSLPGYIIEHNRMQHSHVTPPKLLRNMEMELINQKLSEYGNDAAGKERLAEELGISTRTLYRKLKSN is encoded by the coding sequence ATGTTAAATGGTGAAAAGTTAGTACAATCTATAATTATTTTATATGGAGACTTGCTACAAGTAGAAGTCGCTTATTTTACTGCTAAAGGTAAAATTTTAGCAACAGATGAGTATAGAAAAAGAAAAGGGGAGCAAGTGCATTTACCCTTTTTCCAAAAGTACTATTCCGAGCCATTTCAATACGTGCAAAGACCTGGAAAAATGAAAACATGCTCTGGGTGTAGGTTTCAAAACAATTGTCCTTCAAAAGTAGAAATATTGATGAATTTAGTTAAAGATGATCGGCATTTTGGGTATTTAACGTTTGTAAGTTTTACAGATGAAGGGGAAAGAAAATTATCTACTGAACAAAAGAAATATCAATACTGGTTAGCTCGTTTAGGGGAAATAGTGATTAATGTTCTAAATAACGAGGGGTCTTATTTATTATTTGAAACAAAAAAAGGATTTGATACAAAATATGTACTTGGAGATGCACCTTATTTGCAATTTATTAAAACCAAACTAAATAGTATTGCAAATAGTTCCTCGTCCATTGTTATCACTGGAGAAACAGGTACTGGTAAAAGTTTACTAGCTAATCATATTCATTCAAACAGTATTACGCATAAAGGGAAATTTGTAGAGTTAAACTGTGCTAGTATTCCAGAAACTTTATTTGAGAGTGAATTATTTGGCTATGAGGAGGGCGCATTTACTGGCGCTAGGAGAAAAGGAAAACAAGGTTATTTTGAAATTGCAGATAAAGGTACCTTATTCCTTGATGAAATTACCGAATTACCGTTGCATCTTCAAGCTAAACTATTATCAGTTTTACAGAATGGACTTATTTATAGAGTGGGGGCAATAGAGCCTAGAAAGGTAAATGTAAGAATTATTGCTGCAACAAATAGACCTTTAGAGGAAATGGTGAAAAAAGGAGAGTTTCGAGCAGATTTATATTATCGATTAAATGTGATTCCTTTAACTCTACCACCATTAAAAGAAAGAAAAGGTGAAATGGAGTACTTAATTTTTACATTACTAGAAAAAATCCAACATAAAACAGGTAAATATATTAACGATTTTACAGACGAATTTTTAGAAGAATTGAATGCTTATGATTGGCCAGGTAACATAAGAGAATTAGAAAATGTTTTAGAATATAGTATGGTCATGGAAGATTCATTGCAATTAACAAAAGACAGTTTACCTGGCTATATAATTGAGCATAATAGGATGCAACATTCTCACGTTACGCCTCCAAAATTATTAAGAAATATGGAAATGGAATTAATCAATCAAAAGTTATCTGAGTACGGAAATGATGCTGCGGGCAAGGAGCGTCTTGCAGAAGAGTTAGGCATCAGTACAAGGACGCTTTATCGAAAATTAAAAAGTAATTAA
- a CDS encoding S-layer homology domain-containing protein, with product MLKKVSSIVGMSLILLATPFALPLPNSSNVALAAEEAKDISPSHWARSSIQHMLDKQYMTTYEDGTFKPEQAITRAEAAAAIARSMQLKTSVSAKPNFVDLQADHPFYKEICALVELGILQNGDCFNPDAPLKRMQIAKMLTLAYKIEVDSQNNSKFSDVTDSHWAKDYIESLADVGIIKGVNAKQFAPNLLVTRAQFASLVERSLDFTTTLTNYEIAYDYLSKSYIPTKNYSATLSNEVLNLVNNERQKRKLPILTYDGALTQVAVIKAQDMVNRRYFEHESPYYGMPWDLATLFDYPYTSLGENIGRNIPTPEAAVKAWMASPSHRENILRENYTNTGVAIAVDSKGIYYWVQLFSSQ from the coding sequence ATGTTAAAAAAAGTATCTAGTATTGTCGGAATGTCGCTTATTTTGCTGGCTACTCCATTTGCATTACCTCTACCAAATAGCTCGAACGTTGCGTTAGCGGCAGAGGAGGCAAAGGATATTTCGCCTTCACATTGGGCGAGAAGCTCGATTCAGCACATGTTAGATAAGCAATATATGACAACATATGAGGATGGTACGTTTAAGCCAGAGCAAGCAATAACAAGAGCAGAGGCAGCAGCGGCCATTGCCCGTTCGATGCAACTGAAGACGAGTGTGTCTGCTAAGCCTAATTTTGTAGATTTACAAGCAGATCATCCATTTTATAAGGAGATTTGTGCACTAGTAGAATTAGGGATATTGCAGAATGGTGATTGCTTTAATCCAGATGCACCATTGAAGCGCATGCAAATCGCTAAAATGTTAACGCTTGCATATAAAATTGAGGTGGATTCTCAAAATAATAGTAAGTTTAGTGATGTTACGGATAGCCATTGGGCAAAAGATTACATTGAATCACTTGCAGATGTCGGTATTATTAAAGGGGTCAACGCAAAGCAATTTGCACCTAATCTTTTAGTAACACGTGCGCAATTTGCATCTCTAGTGGAACGAAGCTTGGACTTTACAACGACGCTAACAAATTATGAAATAGCCTATGACTATTTATCAAAGTCTTATATTCCGACAAAAAACTACTCAGCAACGTTGTCTAATGAAGTGTTAAATTTAGTCAATAACGAAAGACAAAAAAGGAAGCTGCCGATACTTACCTATGATGGAGCTTTAACACAAGTTGCCGTTATTAAGGCACAGGATATGGTGAATCGACGTTATTTTGAACACGAATCACCTTACTACGGCATGCCATGGGATTTAGCTACTTTATTTGATTATCCATATACGAGTTTAGGAGAAAATATAGGTAGAAATATTCCAACCCCTGAGGCGGCTGTTAAAGCATGGATGGCATCACCATCCCACCGTGAAAATATTTTGAGAGAAAATTATACAAATACGGGAGTAGCTATTGCAGTCGATAGCAAAGGGATTTACTATTGGGTCCAGCTATTTTCCAGTCAATAA